Proteins encoded in a region of the Triticum dicoccoides isolate Atlit2015 ecotype Zavitan chromosome 3A, WEW_v2.0, whole genome shotgun sequence genome:
- the LOC119269281 gene encoding uncharacterized protein LOC119269281, giving the protein MAAAMEELTRSGLAGMDFSIFRGESEGERGAGGNHECINIRPPSPSPCANEEQPPPEKMEQEEEEGEGEKEEWVYREEDRITRYRGLWESRFAGKYGSFDDQTTLGPMRFTFGPIPSYARPHCTIQIFGIRVANLEDGLQWPLHVHGFVAARDTSDHNRNFLFNRTSDNCQVLTQQDPYLLLTGPSRAIVIIDPITIEFQLKVKSKTDPEEVEMLAFGIFNYPQTYLATHVIRSGILCDRCTIQLAYAPLDPSVEATVIHVRIIDGVWPEGLRGRVVAEVTTVREGEVLLLDSRDGKMPISPSTGAVELSRHVVSVDLEGGKLVVSVVASPQTAGKEDGDDGGGAAVVVARGEAVFTPERAGTSNGTCDLGFCKVEVAVAWSLVSSLWNEWRALAKLAKERA; this is encoded by the exons atggcggcggcgatggaggagcTGACCCGCAGCGGGTTGGCGGGGATGGATTTCTCCATCTTCCGCGGGGAGTCCGAGGGCGAGCGGGGTGCCGGGGGGAACCATGAGTGTATCAACATCAGGCCTCCATCCCCATCCCCATGCGCCAACGAGGAGCAGCCGCCGCCGGAGAAgatggagcaggaggaggaggagggggagggggagaaggaggagtggGTCTACAGGGAGGAGGATCGGATCACCAGGTACCGCGGGCTGTGGGAGAGCCGCTTCGCCGGCAAATACGGCTCCTTCGACGACCAGA CAACTCTTGGTCCCATGCGCTTTACATTCGGACCCATCCCGAGCTACGCCAGACCTCATTGTACCATCCAGATCTTCGGCATCCGGGTGGCCAACCTGGAAGACGGTCTCCAGTGGCCGCTGCATGTCCACGGCTTTGTCGCCGCGAGGGACACCTCGGATCACAATCGCAACTTCCTCTTCAACCGCACCAGTGATAACTGCCAGGTCCTCACCCAACAG GATCCATACCTACTGCTGACAGGCCCGTCGCGCGCGATCGTGATCATTGACCCGATCACGATTGAGTTCCAGCTGAAGGTGAAGAGCAAGACGGACCCCGAAGAGGTCGAGATGCTGGCCTTCGGGATCTTCAACTACCCCCAGACCTACCTTGCCACACATGTGATCCGCTCTGGTATCCTCTGCGACCGGTGCACGATCCAGCTTGCCTACGCGCCGCTGGACCCCTCGGTCGAGGCGACCGTCATCCATGTCCGGATCATCGACGGTGTGTGGCCAGAGGGTCTCCGTGGGCGCGTCGTCGCCGAGGTCACAACCGTGCGGGAAGGAGAGGTGCTGCTGCTCGACTCCCGGGACGGGAAGATGCCGATCAGCCCTTCAACCGGCGCGGTCGAGCTCTCGAGGCACGTCGTGTCGGTGGACCTCGAGGGGGGGAAGCTGGTTGTCTCCGTGGTGGCATCCCCTCAGACCGCTGGCAAAGAAGACGGTGATGATGGTGGTGGCGCTGCCGTCGTTGTTGCGCGAGGCGAGGCCGTGTTCACGCCAGAGAGGGCCGGCACGAGCAATGGCACCTGCGATCTTGGCTTCTGCAAGGTGGAGGTTGCTGTTGCATGGTCCCTTGTTTCGAGCTTGTGGAATGAGTGGCGCGCCCTCGCGAAACTCGCGAAGGAGAGGGCATGA